The sequence below is a genomic window from Nostoc flagelliforme CCNUN1.
GCTGACATAAGATGAGAGAAAGGCGATCGCACCATTGCATAAATGCATAGGCTGCATCAACTTCTTCCTTTTCGATACCTAGTTCTTTGCGCCAACGTTGCTGGTTTTGCAGTTGCTCATCTAAAAGTTTGTCTAGCTTTGAACCCTTACCCCGGCTTGACTCATTTAAACGGCTGATGTGCATGGAAATTAATAAAGCCACCCATCGTCCACGGTAAAGGGCATTCTTTGCCAGATCAGCCAACTTTTGGACACCAGCATCAACATCGGCATTTGAAGAGAGCATGAAGTCCAGTGGCGCACCTGCTTCAGTAAGAATGTCCTCTTCCCACTCTTTTTCTAGGTCATCGTGATGAGAAATTGCAGCTATCGTTTCATATAACCTTACTGGAGCATTTTTACGCCGCCATTGTCCTGCCAGTTGAGCTGCTAATAAAGCATGGGCGCGGTGATAAATAACTTCCCAACCATTTGGCGTAGCGTTGACAATCACAAATCAATCTCCTGATTCTTAGTTTTGATTTTGAGTTGAATTAATTTCTGAATTCAGAAACGTCGGGCTAGATTTGAAGAGGCGATCGCTCTGACTTCTTCAGTGTGGCTTAATATTTATAGCTATTTTCCATTTTCAATTGAGTGTAACATAATCCATTTATCTGAGCGCAGAGATAGGTATCCAAAGCGCGTGTTGCATCAAAACCAATATCAGCATATAC
It includes:
- a CDS encoding DUF3891 family protein, yielding MIVNATPNGWEVIYHRAHALLAAQLAGQWRRKNAPVRLYETIAAISHHDDLEKEWEEDILTEAGAPLDFMLSSNADVDAGVQKLADLAKNALYRGRWVALLISMHISRLNESSRGKGSKLDKLLDEQLQNQQRWRKELGIEKEEVDAAYAFMQWCDRLSLILCQQELPDDERFLEISKGPEGQRYDIMQRSDNLVVVKPWPFQDEKFTVNVEACDLSQIKFESSAELTQALQEAPIKVLEWTFVKS